One Brachyhypopomus gauderio isolate BG-103 unplaced genomic scaffold, BGAUD_0.2 sc67, whole genome shotgun sequence DNA segment encodes these proteins:
- the LOC143490899 gene encoding complement C3-like codes for MDQTDRTHVVWLTATLLSFPLLTLCDPLFIMSAPNLLRVGSHEKVFVEAQDYNGGDLFMKITVKNYPRKTLELTSSPVVLKATDNYQALVDIKIPDSRDYFSDDPLEKQYVYLQAQFPSSVLEKVVMVSFQSGYIFIQTDKSIYTPSSTVQYRIFSVTPDLQPLDEGGVSVEIINPQGITIHRDTIFAKQGTLTGKYSIPDLASPGMWSVAARFKNTPQKNFTAEFEVKEYVLPTFEVTLTPSKSFFYVDDNDLNVDITAKYLFGKKVDGNAFVVFGVIQNDNKISLPASLNRVKINNGEGSAKLTREMITKTFPDINQLVRSSIYISVSVLTDTGSEMVEAQRRGIQIVTSPYTIHFKRTPKFFKPGMSFDVMVYVTNPDQTPAENVDVVVSPEAVSSRTKANGMAKVTVNTQGGAKSLLITATTKDPRLTNDRQAVNQMTALPYTTKGGSSNYLHIGIDAPELVIGDQIKINLNFGKSPGVQNQDFTYLILSKGQIVQAKRFKRQGQSLVTLSMPVTKDMVPSFRVVAYYHVGPSEVVSDSVWVDVKDTCMGTLELSVQDHKSAYEPGDEFILTVTGDPGAKVGLVAVDKGIFVLNKNKLTQTKIWDIIEKHDTGCTAGSGKDSMGVFYDAGLLFESDKAGGTDSRSTSDCPAPNKRKRRAESLLQITTTLTGKYSGDLKKCCADGLKQNKLGYTCERRAKFIMDGHECTQAFLHCCEEMLKRRQEEGENEMMLARSEEDDGDYISSDDIVSRTQFPESWLWEDPQLPPCQGNQPCAKTTLTMRKNYLKDSITTWQVLAISLSKTHGICVADPYEMVVVKDFFVDLKLPYSAVRNEQLEIKAILHNFSKKRLKVRVDFLETEHICSAASKKVKYRTTVFVDAKSTRSIPYIIIPMELGEHSIEVKASAYETTLSDGVRKTLKVVSEGVLTEIVETNEVLNPSKFADGVQTVHVKTDIPEGQIPNTPAHTYITVSGQEVSQTIEQAISGDFMGRLIVQPTGCGEQNMIGMTLPLIATHYLDSTKQWETVGLNRRNEAIKHIQTGYEKQLTYRKQDGSYAAWTHRPSSTWLTAYVAKVFAMANDLIAIQENVLCSALKWLILNTQMPDGMFREGTAVIHGEMVGDVQGKDSDASLTAFVLIALQEGYDLCAKSVTSLPDSTKKATEYLQRRIQTLTNPYAVAMTSYAMANAGKLNKEFLMKFSSKDGSYWQVPRGHHFSLEATGYALLALVKAKEYDTAGNAVHWLNKQASPYGGSGTTQATIIVFQAVAEYYKEVKKLQNMDLDVEVSVSGRSRPSRWIFKRDSSHLTRSDKVQLKQGFNITAKGTGVGSLQVLTIYYARPIEKQSDCNKFDLTVKLERQAKITYAGAKESYLLTIETFYRDPNRDATMSILDVGLLTGFVVDEHDLADLSTGKDRYISKFEMDQQLSERGSLIIYVDKISHGVVDKFAFRLHKVTDVGMLQPAAVTVYEYYSPGDRCVKFYHPVKKGGALSRLCDDQEGLCQCAEENCSVQKKDNINDDDRDKKACEAGMDYVYKVKVESMDLTPYTHYYKMKIDHVLKEGTDAGVEGQMRTFMGHANCQESFGFEKGKAYLIMGRSVDLPRVDGRLQYILGEQTWIEYWPTSEEGQTAKYKKKYAGISELSQTLSDFGCTT; via the exons ATGGATCAGACAGACAGGACGCATGTGGTGTGGCTAACGGCTACacttctctccttccccctcctTACACTATGTGACCCACT CTTCATAATGTCTGCCCCAAATCTGCTGAGGGTGGGCAGCCacgagaaggtgtttgtggaggCACAGGATTATAATGGAGGAGACCTTTTCATGAAGATTACAGTGAAGAACTACCCACGGAAAACACTAGAACTAACTTCCAGTCCAGTGGTCCTCAAAGCTACAGATAACTACCAGGCGCTTGTAGACATTAAG ATCCCTGATAGCAGAGACTACTTCAGTGATGACCCCCTGGAGAAGCAGTATGTGTACCTGCAGGCACAGTTTCCCTCAAGTGTGTTGGAGAAGGTCGTCATGGTTTCCTTCCAGTCAGGCTACATATTCATTCAGACAGACAAGTCCATCTACACACCGAGCAGCACAG TTCAATACAGGATTTTCTCAGTAACTCCTGATCTGCAGCCTCTGGATGAGGGTGGAGTGTCAGTGGAAATCATA AATCCTCAAGGAATTACAATTCATAGGGATACAATCTTCGCTAAGCAAGGAACTCTTACTGGGAAATACAGTATCCCTGATCTTGCCAG TCCTGGAATGTGGTCTGTGGCAGCACGCTTCAAAAATACCCCACAAAAGAACTTCACTGCTGAATTTGAAGTTAAAGAATATG TGCTGCCGACCTTTGAGGTCACCTTAACCCCCTCCAAGTCTTTCTTCTATGTGGACGACAACGACCTAAATGTGGACATAACTGCAAA GTACTTGTTTGGGAAGAAAGTGGATGGAAATGCATTCGTGGTATTTGGTGTTATTCAAAATGACAACAAAATAAGTCTACCAGCTTCTTTAAACAGAGTCAAG ATCAATAATGGAGAGGGCAGTGCTAAACTGACTAGAGAGATGATCACGAAAACTTTCCCCGATATCAACCAATTAGTTAGAAGCTCAATATACATATCCGTCAGTGTTTTAACGGATACAG GAAGTGAAATGGTGGAAGCACAGAGGAGGGGCATTCAGATTGTGACATCACCATACACCATCCACTTCAAAAGAACCCCGAAATTCTTCAAACCCGGAATGTCTTTTGATGTTATG GTTTACGTGACAAATCCAGATCAGACACCTGCTGAAAATGTGGATGTGGTGGTCAGTCCTGAAGCGGTATCGAGTCGCACCAAAGCCAACGGCATGGCAAAGGTCACAGTCAATACTCAGGGAGGAGCCAAGAGTCTACTAATCACT GCAACAACCAAAGACCCACGCTTAACTAATGACAGACAGGCTGTAAACCAGATGACTGCTCTACCCTACACTACCAAAGGAGGTTCCAGTAATTACCTTCATATTGGCATAGATGCTCCAGAACTGGTTATTGGTGATCAGATCAAAATCAATCTCAACTTTGGCAAGAGTCCAGGTGTCCAAAATCAGGATTTCACTTATTTG ATCCTCAGTAAAGGACAGATTGTGCAAGCAAAGAGGTTTAAGAGACAAGGACAGTCTCTCGTGACTCTGTCCATGCCTGTCACCAAGGACATGGTCCCCTCGTTCCGAGTGGTGGCGTATTACCACGTGGGACCATCTGAGGTCGTGTCCGACTCAGTCTGGGTGGACGTGAAAGACACTTGCATGGGAACG TTGGAATTGAGTGTACAAGACCACAAAAGTGCCTATGAGCCTGGAGATGAGTTTATTCTTACAGTCACTGGAGATCCAGGTGCCAAGGTTGGTCTGGTAGCTGTGGATAAGGGAATCTTTGTTCTAAATAAGAACAAACTCACACAGACCAAG ATCTGGGACATCATTGAGAAGCATGACACAGGCTGCACTGCTGGAAGTGGTAAAGACAGTATGGGGGTTTTCTACGACGCAGGTCTGCTGTTCGAGTCCGACAAAGCAGGAGGGACCGACTCCAGATCAA CATCTGACTGTCCTGCTCCAAATAAGAGAAAACGGAGAGCTGAGAGTCTTCTACaaatcaccaccacactca CTGGGAAGTACAGCGGTGATCTGAAGAAATGCTGTGCAGATGGTCTGAAGCAGAACAAGTTGGGCTACACGTGTGAGCGGAGGGCTAAGTTCATCATGGACGGACATGAATGCACCCAAGCGTTCCTACACTGCTGCGAGGAGATGCTGAAGCgtagacaggaagagggggagAACGAGATGATGCTGGCTCGCA GTGAGGAAGATGATGGTGATTACATAAGCTCTGATGACATCGTGTCACGCACTCAGTTTCCTGAGAGCTGGCTGTGGGAGGATCCACAGCTGCCCCCCTGCCAGGGAAACCAGCCATG TGCAAAAACAACTCTCACCATGAGAAAAAACTACCTGAAAGACTCCATTACTACCTGGCAGGTGCTAGCTATCAGTCTGTCTAAGACCCATG GTATCTGTGTGGCTGATCCTTATGAAATGGTCGTTGTAAAGGACTTCTTTGTGGACCTGAAGTTGCCGTACTCAGCAGTGCGCAACGAACAATTAGAAATCAAGGCCATTCTGCACAACTTTTCAAAAAAAAGACTCAAG GTACGAGTGGACTTCTTAGAGACGGAGCACATCTGCAGTGCAGCAAGCAAGAAGGTCAAATACCGTACAACGGTTTTTGTAGACGCCAAATCCACCAGGTCTATTCCATACATAATCATTCCCATGGAGCTCGGGGAACACTCTATCGAGGTGAAGGCCTCAGCCTATGAAACTACTCTCTCTGATGGAGTGAGGAAGAccctgaaggtggtg TCTGAAGGAGTGCTAACTGAAATCGTAGAGACAAATGAGGTGCTCAACCCCTCTAAATTCGCTG ATGGGGTGCAAACTGTGCATGTGAAGACTGATATTCCAGAAGGACAGATTCCAAACACTCctgctcacacatacatcactgtATCTG GTCAAGAGGTCAGTCAGACTATCGAACAGGCCATCAGCGGTGACTTCATGGGACGCCTAATTGTGCAGCCCACTGGCTGTGGTGAACAGAACATGATCGGCATGACTCTGCCCCTCATCGCTACACACTACCTAGACAGTACCAAGCAGTGGGAGACAGTTGGGTTGAACCGGCGTAACGAAGCCATCAAACACATCCAGACAG GTTATGAGAAACAGTTGACTTACCGTAAACAGGACGGATCGTACGCCGCATGGACACACAGACCCAGCAGCACATG GCTAACTGCATATGTGGCCAAAGTGTTTGCAATGGCCAATGATCTCATTGCCATCCAGGAAAATGTCCTCTGCAGCGCCCTCAAGTGGCTAATCCTGAACACACAGATGCCAGACGGCATGTTTAGAGAGGGCACAGCTGTGATTCATGGAGAGATGGTT GGTGATGTGCAAGGGAAGGATTCTGATGCCTCACTGACTGCCTTCGTCCTAATTGCTTTGCAAGAGGGTTACGATCTCTGTGCCAAATCAGTCACT AGTCTTCCAGATAGCACGAAGAAGGCTACCGAGTATCTGCAACGCAGAATTCAGACCTTAACCAATCCATACGCGGTTGCTATGACTTCCTATGCCATGGCCAATGCTGGCAAATTGAACAAAGAGTTCCTGATGAAGTTTTCCTCTAAAG ATGGATCTTACTGGCAAGTTCCCAGAGGTCACCACTTCTCCCTGGAGGCCACAGGCTACGCTTTGCTGGCTCTGGTGAAGGCGAAGGAGTATGATACAGCAGGGAATGCAGTGCACTGGCTCAATAAACAGGCCAGCCCATATGGAGGGTCTGGCACCACTCAG GCAACCATCATAGTGTTCCAAGCTGTTGCTGAGTACTATAAGGAAGTGAAGAAACTTCAGAACATGGACTTGGATGTGGAGGTGTCTGTGAGTGGACGGAGTAGACCCAGTAGATGGATTTTCAAAAGAGATTCTTCACACCTCACACGCTCAGACAAG GTTCAGCTTAAGCAAGGATTTAATATCACTGCAAAGGGTACTGGTGTAGGATCTCTCCAA GTTTTGACCATATACTATGCTAGGCCCATTGAGAAGCAGAGTGACTGCAACAAGTTTGATCTCACTGTTAAGCTGGAGAGGCAGGCCAAGA TCACATATGCAGGAGCCAAAGAAAGTTACTTGCTCACCATTGAAACCTT CTACAGAGATCCAAACAGAGATGCCACTATGTCTATTTTGGATGTCGGCTTACTGACGGGCTTTGTGGTGGATGAACATGATCTGGCAGAT CTATCAACTGGAAAAGACAGATATATTTCGAAGTTTGAGATGGATCAACAGCTTTCAGAACGAGGCTCTCTGATCATCTATGTAGATAAG ATATCTCATGGAGTGGTAGACAAGTTTGCTTTCAGACTGCACAAGGTCACAGACGTGGGGATGCTTCAGCCTGCTGCAGTCACTGTGTATGAGTATTACTCTCCAG GGGACCGCTGTGTAAAGTTCTACCATCCTGTTAAGAAAGGAGGCGCTCTAAGCAGGCTGTGCGATGACCAGGAGGGCCTGTGCCAGTGTGCTGAAG AAAACTGCAGTGTCCAGAAGAAAGATAATATTAATGATGATGATCGGGACAAAAAAGCTTGTGAAGCTGGCATGGACTACG TTTACAAAGTCAAAGTTGAGAGCATGGATCTcactccatacacacactactATAAGATGAAGATTGACCACGTCCTGAAAGAAG GAACTGATGCAGGTGTGGAAGGACAAATGAGAACCTTCATGGGTCATGCCAACTGCCAAGAATCATTTGGATTTGAGAAAGGCAAGGCCTACCTCATCATGGGCCGAAGTGTTGACTTACCCAGGGTTGACGGAAG ACTGCAGTACATCCTGGGTGAGCAGACATGGATTGAATACTGGCCCACAAGTGAGGAAGGACAAACTGCAAAATACAAAAAGAAATACGCTGGAATCAGTGAACTTTCTCAGACCCTCTCTGACTTTGGATGCACTACATAA